In Halomonas alkalicola, the following proteins share a genomic window:
- the pfkB gene encoding 1-phosphofructokinase: MARILTLTLNPALDLSIGLERLVPGEVNRTRETHLEAAGKGVNVARVLVALGHEVTVSGFLGADNDGPFLRAFEALGVEDAFLRVPGETRINAKLAEADGRVTDINGPGATIDQGAWQRLLAWLDARLANPERRPAAVVIAGSLPPGLSPAGLAELIAHLRADGLPVWVDTSGEALGQAIEARPTAVKPNEHELADWAGHSLEGFEARLKAALRLYAVGVEEALISAGPAGVLWVSGRGAWQAVPPQLEVASTVGAGDTLLAALLHGVIEGHTPEQTLRLATALSAESVRHLGVGNPRASDFPHLQQQTRVRRLNDVDASAGGAIA; the protein is encoded by the coding sequence ATGGCCCGGATCCTCACCCTCACCCTCAACCCCGCCCTGGATCTGTCGATCGGCCTCGAGCGGCTCGTCCCCGGGGAGGTCAACCGCACCCGGGAGACCCATCTCGAGGCCGCCGGCAAGGGGGTCAACGTGGCCCGGGTGCTGGTCGCCCTCGGCCACGAGGTCACGGTGTCGGGCTTTCTCGGCGCCGACAACGACGGCCCCTTCCTGCGCGCCTTCGAGGCACTCGGCGTGGAAGACGCCTTCCTGCGCGTGCCCGGCGAGACCCGCATCAACGCCAAGCTCGCCGAGGCCGACGGGCGGGTCACCGATATCAACGGCCCCGGTGCCACCATCGACCAGGGAGCCTGGCAGCGGCTGCTGGCCTGGCTCGACGCCCGCCTCGCCAACCCCGAGCGTCGCCCCGCGGCGGTGGTGATCGCCGGCAGCCTGCCCCCCGGCCTCTCTCCTGCGGGGCTCGCCGAGCTGATCGCCCACCTGCGCGCCGACGGCCTGCCGGTCTGGGTGGACACCAGCGGCGAGGCGCTCGGCCAGGCCATCGAGGCCCGTCCCACCGCGGTCAAGCCCAACGAGCATGAACTGGCCGACTGGGCCGGCCACTCCCTGGAGGGCTTCGAGGCGCGCCTCAAGGCGGCGCTCCGGCTCTATGCGGTCGGCGTCGAGGAGGCGCTGATCTCGGCGGGCCCCGCCGGGGTGCTGTGGGTCAGCGGCCGCGGCGCCTGGCAGGCGGTGCCGCCACAGCTCGAGGTGGCCAGCACCGTGGGCGCCGGCGATACCCTGCTCGCCGCCCTGCTCCACGGCGTGATCGAGGGCCACACCCCGGAGCAGACCCTGCGCCTGGCCACCGCGCTCTCCGCCGAGTCCGTCCGCCACCTGGGCGTGGGCAACCCCCGCGCCTCCGACTTCCCCCACCTCCAACAACAGACCCGCGTGCGTCGCCTCAACGATGTCGATGCCAGCGCGGGGGGAGCCATCGCATGA
- a CDS encoding type I restriction-modification system subunit M — MNSKEQQFLKELDDKLWKAADKLRASLDAANYKHVVLGLIFLKYVSDAFEERQQELLALFRHDSDDNIYYLPREDFDSDAAYLQALGEELELLDYYREANVFWVPRAARWSTLKEKAVLPVGSVLWQDGVGNDVKLRSVSLLIDNALEEIEKSNAKLKGILNRISQYQLENDKLLGLINTFSDTSFTRPVFDGEPLSLHSKDILGHVYEYFLGQFALAEGKQGGQYYTPKSIVTLIVEMLEPYSGRVYDPAMGSGGFFVSSDRFIEEHAREQHYDPAEQKKHISVYGQESNPTTWRLAAMNMAIRGIDFNFGKKNADTFLGDQHPDLRADFVMANPPFNMKDWWSESLADDARWRYGTPPKGNANFAWMQHMLHHLAPAGSMALLLANGSMSSNTNNEGEIRKRLVEEDLVECMVALPGQLFTNTQIPACIWLLTKDKSGGLSPNQVRKRARRNEYLFIDARRLGYMRDRVLRDFASEDIATITDTFHAWQRGEGYEDVAGFCKAASLEEIKKHDFVLTPGRYVGAEEQEDDGEPFAEKMVRLTGQLREQFAESDRLEAEIKRNLGGLGYDI; from the coding sequence ATGAACAGCAAGGAGCAGCAGTTCCTCAAGGAGCTGGACGACAAGCTATGGAAGGCCGCCGACAAGCTGCGTGCCAGCCTGGATGCCGCCAACTACAAGCACGTGGTGCTGGGGCTGATCTTCCTGAAGTACGTCTCCGATGCCTTCGAGGAGCGCCAGCAGGAGCTGCTGGCGCTGTTCCGGCACGACAGCGACGACAACATCTATTACCTGCCCCGCGAGGATTTCGACAGCGACGCGGCGTATCTGCAGGCGCTCGGGGAAGAGCTGGAGCTGCTGGACTACTACCGCGAGGCCAACGTCTTCTGGGTGCCCAGGGCAGCGCGCTGGAGCACCCTGAAGGAGAAGGCCGTGCTGCCAGTGGGCAGCGTGCTCTGGCAGGACGGTGTGGGTAATGACGTGAAGCTGCGTTCCGTCTCCTTACTGATCGATAACGCCCTGGAGGAGATTGAGAAGAGCAACGCCAAGCTCAAGGGCATCCTCAACCGCATCAGCCAGTACCAGTTGGAGAACGACAAGCTGCTGGGCCTGATCAACACCTTCTCGGATACCTCCTTCACCCGGCCTGTATTCGACGGCGAGCCGCTGAGCCTGCACAGCAAGGACATCCTCGGCCATGTGTACGAATACTTCCTCGGCCAGTTCGCCCTGGCCGAGGGCAAGCAGGGCGGGCAGTACTACACGCCCAAGAGCATCGTCACCCTGATCGTGGAGATGCTCGAACCCTACTCCGGCCGCGTATACGACCCGGCCATGGGCTCCGGCGGCTTCTTCGTCTCCAGCGACAGGTTCATCGAGGAGCACGCCAGGGAGCAGCACTACGACCCTGCCGAGCAGAAGAAGCACATCTCCGTGTACGGCCAGGAGTCCAACCCCACCACCTGGCGCCTGGCCGCCATGAACATGGCCATCCGGGGCATCGACTTCAACTTCGGGAAGAAGAACGCCGACACCTTCCTGGGTGACCAGCACCCGGACCTGCGCGCCGATTTCGTGATGGCCAACCCGCCCTTCAACATGAAGGACTGGTGGAGCGAATCCTTGGCGGACGATGCCCGCTGGAGGTACGGCACCCCGCCAAAGGGCAACGCCAACTTCGCCTGGATGCAGCACATGCTCCACCACCTGGCGCCCGCGGGCAGCATGGCCCTGCTGCTGGCCAACGGCTCCATGAGCTCCAATACCAACAACGAGGGCGAGATCCGCAAGCGCCTGGTGGAGGAGGACCTGGTGGAGTGCATGGTGGCCCTGCCCGGGCAGCTCTTCACCAATACCCAGATTCCCGCCTGCATCTGGCTGCTGACCAAGGACAAGAGCGGCGGCCTCTCGCCCAACCAGGTGAGAAAGCGCGCCCGCCGCAATGAGTACCTGTTCATCGATGCCCGCCGCCTGGGCTACATGCGTGACCGGGTGCTGCGCGACTTCGCCTCCGAGGATATCGCCACCATCACCGACACCTTCCACGCCTGGCAGCGCGGCGAGGGCTATGAGGATGTCGCCGGTTTCTGCAAGGCCGCCAGCCTGGAGGAGATCAAGAAGCACGACTTCGTGTTGACCCCGGGACGCTATGTGGGCGCAGAAGAGCAGGAGGACGACGGCGAGCCCTTTGCCGAGAAGATGGTGCGGTTGACCGGGCAACTGCGGGAGCAGTTTGCGGAGAGTGATCGGCTAGAGGCCGAGATTAAGCGGAATCTTGGGGGGCTGGGGTATGACATCTAA
- the cra gene encoding catabolite repressor/activator, with amino-acid sequence MTLAEIARLAGVSRTTASYVINGKAEERRISPQTVERVMAVVRKHRYRVDAQAAALRRGSSRTLGLIVPDLENTSYARLAKRLERGAREQGYQLLIVGSDDRPESERDLALALRAQRCEVLITASCLPPDDPFYAELMADGLPVIAVDRGFDPSRFVSVVSNDGEAAERLTRSVLGEGVKRVAWLDAVPGISITRERRAGFERALADSEAEAIIASGERYDRDEGARLLRELIDAHGLPDALVTASYALLDGVFDVLLEEGGLPQGLRLATFGDSRLLDFLPQPVNSAVQDHERIAATALQAALAAARGDYRPGETVIARRLRWRRPDRQAVR; translated from the coding sequence ATGACGCTCGCAGAAATCGCCCGCCTGGCCGGCGTCTCGCGCACCACGGCCAGCTATGTCATCAACGGCAAGGCCGAGGAACGGCGGATCAGCCCCCAGACCGTGGAGCGAGTGATGGCCGTGGTGCGCAAGCACCGTTACCGGGTCGATGCCCAGGCCGCGGCACTGCGGCGTGGCTCGAGTCGCACCCTGGGGCTGATCGTCCCGGACCTGGAGAACACCAGCTATGCGCGCCTGGCCAAGCGGCTGGAGCGCGGCGCTCGGGAGCAGGGCTATCAGCTGCTGATCGTCGGCTCAGATGATCGGCCGGAGAGCGAGCGCGACCTGGCGCTGGCGCTGCGCGCCCAGCGCTGCGAAGTGTTGATCACCGCCAGCTGCCTGCCGCCAGACGATCCCTTCTACGCCGAGCTGATGGCCGATGGCCTGCCTGTCATCGCCGTGGATCGGGGCTTCGATCCCTCGCGCTTCGTCAGCGTGGTGAGCAACGACGGCGAGGCCGCCGAGCGGCTGACCCGTTCGGTGCTGGGCGAGGGAGTGAAACGGGTGGCCTGGCTGGATGCCGTGCCGGGGATCTCCATCACCCGGGAGCGCCGGGCGGGGTTCGAGCGGGCCCTGGCGGACAGCGAGGCCGAGGCAATCATCGCCAGCGGTGAGCGCTATGACCGCGACGAGGGGGCACGGCTGCTGCGCGAGCTGATCGACGCCCACGGTCTGCCCGATGCCCTGGTCACGGCCTCCTATGCGCTGCTCGACGGCGTCTTCGACGTGCTGCTGGAGGAGGGCGGGCTGCCTCAGGGCCTGCGCCTGGCCACCTTCGGCGACAGCCGGCTGCTGGACTTCCTGCCGCAGCCGGTCAACTCGGCGGTGCAGGACCACGAGCGCATCGCTGCCACGGCCCTGCAGGCCGCCCTGGCCGCGGCCCGCGGCGACTATCGCCCGGGCGAGACGGTCATCGCCCGGCGGCTGCGCTGGCGGCGGCCGGATCGCCAGGCGGTGAGGTAG